Genomic DNA from Helicoverpa armigera isolate CAAS_96S chromosome 10, ASM3070526v1, whole genome shotgun sequence:
aatgtattttatgtgaGAAAAATCAAGTTGGTCATGATTACTtatatttcttctttaaaaaaaatcttgagtTCTTTAATTCAGTTATCTGAACAGAAAGAGCTTTACATGATAATGTACTGGGAATGAGAAATTCACAAAATAGTATGTTTCTTACGATGTTTTACAATTTTAGATCTTATGTAGGAGTTAGTAGTTTATTGTTCTTATTACGTcgcatatatatatattttgaaattttctcaaatgcttattttacattttattcaagcagaattgtataatataaggttcattttaagtaggtaatgtttCCTTTGACTTGTAAGTGCTTACATAAACCGTTGCGGTAGATGCGACACTGCGCCAAATAGGCTTACAGCATCAGAATTTATTCATCACGCTATGCAAATTATTCTAGAACTTTTGAGTTGCAATTTCTTGAGTATACATGTCACTTTAATTAGCTTCTCTGTTAATAAGAGGGTGAGTAGATAGTTGTAAGGCGATAAAATTTGCCGTCTATTTgatatataatactagctttcgtCACCcgtgtcccatgggaactacttatCGCACCCGGGTAAATAACAATTTAGTCTACATAACACATACAAAATCTACTTTTTACCCGTTGCGGAAAAAGTACCGCGTTGGATAGCTTTTTTCTGCAAAACTTGTAGTCTTGATTACCTAATAATAGTCAAACTTTCAAATCAAATAACACCTTTCTTTATACTAAACTTCATACAACAAAAGCTTAATATCAAATTAGACGAACAAAAGAAAATGTACCTCCGTCACCCGGCACCATTTCGTGAAGGGGTGTCATTTCTATTTGTTGGTATTATAGTACAATTTACTACCATTGTTCAGCTATTGTACAGAGTTAACAGGTAATGGTTGATTTGAAACTGATTGTCACCGCGTTGTgtttataattaaagaaaattcgGATATTTAGCTCGGCCGATTGTAAAACGGCAGCCAATTGGTTTTCTGCTGTTTAGCGCGGAACAAATATTTGAGCTAAGCGAATATTTTGAATTCATGTTAGTAATATTAATTGGATGCATTTTGACGGTATGTGAGCTGTGGTTATTATTTGTATAGCATAACGGCCATGTTTGAATGCATTTAATTGGTATTTCTAGCATGAATCTAGTTTAATAATACATTCTTTGTTCACTAATATTCACACTGAATTGAATGCAGAATGAATGTAGTCAGAAATTATTAGTAGgaataacattttaatgacCAGATTAAATCTTATGTTAGGTAGTTAGATTTTCAATATAACATGAAGTAAAATCTGTATAAGTGTCTAAGCCTTAGATTTAGGTACAAGTTTTCACTTTTTCACAGTGACAACTAGGTCCCGTGTGAATCATTATCCATTGCAGCTCCCTTCAGTACAGCCAATATTTTTACTTGTAATCCCTTATGTTTACAAACTGCTACAGGTTTTCCACAAACCGTGATCCGTCACCCCCTCTTATCGCAACCGTGACGACCATTCAACAAACATCGCTAATCGAACAGATTACCAATCACAAAGCTCCCCTCTAAACGGTAGTAAACATTATCgcgataataaattaatattgttccCCTCCGTTACGGACCGATAAACATTGCAATCCTGATGTTTAACCATGGTGTATTGCTGATAGTGTAATTATATCGCCGGTGATTAGTTCTAGTTGGTGATTAATGAAGGACAGTATTAAAATCTGTAGGAAGTATAGAGGTCATATCGAAATCAAATGTTGGTCAGTCAGCCTTTCAAAGTGTTGAAGCAACCTTCTTGTGATTAGCATCATCTCTCGATCACATACGATAATAGAGCTAATCAAGATACAATTATACTGTTTAATTCAGCCCTTTGATCTTCAAGGTCAATACTAGGGTTGTTTGTAAGGGTTGTCGGTTCGCGTCTGACCTTTCATGGTACTCATCATGACTAAAAGGAAAAAATTGAAACTTGCTTAATTAACAAAGGTTCTATAACAGTATTTGCGACAGTTTTTTAAATTCTCAATCCTCTTAAAAAGATTCCAATGGTTATCAGGTGCCTAATCTTGTACTAGCCTGCTCAACTAAGCACATAAAAATCTTGATACCCATTTTAAAACTGGAGGCACGTAACCGATCGCTTTCCCTGTTGATCAACacctttaacattttaatacccGAACTAATTAATAAACAGGTGCATGATATCCATCAAAATTGGACATAGGGGGATGTTTTTAAGCTGTCCATCCCTCCCTTCGCTCTAGACACTTCACAAGAGTAGTGTACTGTACCTGctctaatataattaatgtttaatttttaagtgtGTAGAGTAGTTTAGATTAAGTATCTGTAAAATTGTCAATACACTATTGCATTAGGTTCTCCTGTAATGATagttgtattttgtgataaataaataaataaataaataaataaataaaatcaaccatAACATATTtgcataaagttcaaaattgttttttgtcaGTGATGTTTTTGCCGTATAATCCTCGAATTCAATAAGCAGGTGCATTAGTCTGTACAGTATTAGATAATTCTTGTATCGTGCATCGGTCGGTCGCGGTTCGCAGCGCAATCGATCTCGGTGCCAGGCGGAGACGGGGCGCGCGCCCTAGCTACGAGGTCGCGTGCCCCAATGTCTCCTGTAAACACAATGTAAGGCAGAGTTAAGCAGGTGGTGTTATACCAGATTTGGGGTTACAAgcgtttattgttttttgttttttatatgggATTTTGGTGACGGTTCATTGGGTTATTGATAGGTGCGTTGGTTGGGTGGGAGAAAATATAGCAGGTGATATTGATATAAAACATATGAGTCATACCAGCACTCAAGCATTAAATCTTTTggctgttttataaataaaacataacacaaCATACATGGTGAATATACATTCAATCGAGAGCTTAAACTCGAAAATCTAAATTTAAGTTAAGCCAATATGCAAGTGCATTACAAAAATGTCATCTTTGAGAATGATCGCCGTGGCTGAAAacaccattaaaattaaaagaaacatgaTGAATAGGTAAAAAACTATACGGTACATTAACTACAAGTGTTATTCTGACTAACTCTTCTACCACTCTTTTCAGAGACCGTTTCCCCTTCTACAAAGCGAACGACGAGCGCTGGAAGAACTCAGTTCGACACAACTTGTCTATCAACCCTCACTTTCGTAAAGGCGCGAGAGCCCCTCAAGGCGCTGGTCACCTCTGGTCTTTGGCAGCCAACGCCATAGACCTGCTGCCTCTCAGGAACATGGTGTATGAGGAGAAGAAGACTGTTGTTGATGCTGTTGAGAAGACCAGGGTGCTCGGGTTCCCCAAGGTACTTCAAAACATTTTGCTTTtatgataagtaggtatattcttTTAGTTTAGACTTCGACGCTATGAAAGGGTTGGGAAAATGGACACTGCTGGGGAAAACGTTACAAGTGTTCCTCATGAGGTTCTTGATTGGTTCTTAAACTCAGCTGCCAAAATAATCTTGAACATCAACATCGATCATCTCAACTCTTCTGAGTAAAATTATAACTACGAAACTCTGTCTTTTGTCTATCGTATTTTCactgaaccgattcaaatgAGACGTTCACAGAattctagagcctgagaaaggatctAAGATAAAGAAACCGCGGAGAACAGCTGAAGTAGAGTAATTATGCGTAGTTCgtgttttattaataagtaggtaagttgAAGTTCCGCTAAAATCCCTTCACCAAAACACCCACATTTTGTGCATTATTTTCATCCCTAAAATTATACACTGAGTTGACCTACAGTAATACTAGTAGAattcacaatttaatttaaactaatgaGATGTAGAATTGCAGGTGAATATCATCTATCCTCCACATTACTGAATTATACCGACATACTAAGGTTTCACAGCCTTCCGGGTACCACCAGTAATGAGCTCATAACATCATGTTTTGCCCCAAATATTTAAGCCGAGGTGTATAATACACTATCATAGTCAGTTATGTTTTAGTCACAAATAACAAGGGTGAGCTTCTTATGTCTGTACCTCATTATTATtaacccgcgtcccgtggaaactgtTTCGCCCAGCCGGTATAATACCTATAGCTTctatcgataaatgggctatatgTATGCAGcactgaaagaatttgtcaaatCGGTCGTGTAATTCCTAAGTTTAGCGCGTTACAGATAAACACTTTCAGCTGAAAGATGTCCACTGCTACACAAAGGTACCCCACAGGTCGCCAATTTGCTTTGTCATCAATAATCAGCATTCATTCCTTTTCAAAAATTGATCATTTTGTTAATGATTTCCAGGTGATCGTGCTCGATGAGGCCGCAATAGCAGCCGCCAGCATCATCCCGGACCAAGACTTATTCACTGGGAGCACAAGTAAGTGTCCATTTGTTGAACATATTTCTCTAATGACCAAagtttacttacattttatagtTCGTTTTTACATGGCTGTAggacaaaataatatatctgATACAACTTACGTcacaatttttttctaataattaaATTCAGTCCAAATCCCTCTTTGAAAAGATATAATATGGAAATTGTGATAATTTTACTTTGGCGAATTTAAATACCACAGAAGGTACAAATTACCGTGTCGTTTAACTTTTCACCGTATAATCACTAGAAGTTTTTTCCGCCTGAAAACTGCTGCTCCCAACGTACCGtgcatgttttttttagacaaattattaatattcaataaaatttccAGTGTTCTTAAACCCGGTGTCGACGGAGCAAGTGGTCAGGGAAAGTGGACTCATCACGGTGGACTAGACGATATAATATTTGTGTCAATTTAGTATTATTATTGTACTGCGTGAACTTGGTTGGTTATCATGTTAAAGCGACACAACATTTTAGATATTCAAAACATGATTTTATCCATTGACGTAACTTAGTGATTCATTTTTAGTTTGTAAAAGTTATAAGTTGTTTCAATTTTAAGTCTAAACTGATATAGTTTACTACATTCCCTAGATTCTAATATTTGCCTTAGCCATACTGGTTTTAGCCATACTGGTATTTTTcataatacttatataattGGCTGTCATCTTTGAACAAGCAAACTAGGCAAACATTGTAACGTTTTcgattttatatcaaaatgtgctgtttctgtttttataattatctatcttcatcaataaaaatacaacaaaaaaatgttaaatcggtccagtaattcACACTA
This window encodes:
- the LOC110374201 gene encoding forkhead box protein A2-B, producing the protein MAARTGDRSKWRRRKCSKSPTEEDNDCASLAWLLNFRLDDFVNIKVPDDEPVVKEPKVDIPDTPPALKKPPYTYPELIEKALRENGELTVSAIYQWISDRFPFYKANDERWKNSVRHNLSINPHFRKGARAPQGAGHLWSLAANAIDLLPLRNMVYEEKKTVVDAVEKTRVLGFPKVIVLDEAAIAAASIIPDQDLFTGSTMFLNPVSTEQVVRESGLITVD